The Pseudomonas azadiae genome contains a region encoding:
- a CDS encoding Vps62-related protein encodes MKPLQFNDLLISFTSEFLPLWNDKGTHAHKAVGFWRPSTTSDVLSPFYALGDIAVGHYRNINQSRIVAVVSDANKADGTALRPPVDYHLVWHDEGTGAHANFSIWRPLAPQGYVTMGLVCGVGYDKPSRHAVRCVREDLIVTAQVGELIWNDKGSGSANDLSLWSVTPPDAPAGEAYLAPGTFLGHDSYAKPGTETYSLRLALTAQLSDLPPPPALTGHESPSSDNEDAATLQVCELPWFCVKDPELSAVEQLQASPTYRLERTDRHRLAGFGHNTGSTPQPFMWTADKGELGGNARALAFNTSVDLSKEWPAHPQAFEMIFSAQLGREFTHTQRSAKGWSHSSPLEIITYVPPRKAVAAYLLHSEYCLLRQDGSQVSATVSYANGDHVYMSESPDAEPLPDEAIATVEAPQAEPDLEVTGHDLIDNTLIP; translated from the coding sequence ATGAAACCTCTGCAATTCAACGACCTGCTCATCAGCTTTACCAGCGAGTTCCTGCCGCTGTGGAACGACAAGGGAACCCACGCGCACAAGGCCGTCGGCTTCTGGCGGCCGAGCACAACGTCCGATGTACTCAGCCCGTTTTACGCCTTGGGTGATATTGCGGTCGGTCACTATCGCAATATCAATCAAAGCAGGATCGTCGCCGTCGTGAGCGACGCGAACAAGGCCGACGGCACGGCGCTGCGTCCGCCCGTTGACTATCATCTGGTGTGGCACGATGAAGGGACTGGGGCGCATGCCAACTTTTCCATCTGGCGCCCGCTTGCCCCGCAAGGCTACGTCACGATGGGGCTGGTGTGTGGCGTCGGCTACGACAAACCCTCGCGCCATGCCGTGCGCTGTGTGCGAGAAGACCTGATCGTGACGGCGCAAGTGGGCGAGCTGATCTGGAACGACAAAGGCAGCGGTTCGGCCAACGATTTAAGCCTCTGGTCGGTCACGCCGCCCGATGCGCCCGCCGGTGAAGCTTACCTGGCGCCCGGTACCTTCCTTGGCCATGACAGTTATGCCAAGCCAGGCACCGAGACCTACTCGCTACGCCTGGCGCTGACCGCGCAACTGAGCGACCTGCCGCCACCTCCCGCACTCACCGGGCATGAAAGCCCATCCTCTGACAATGAAGACGCCGCCACGCTGCAAGTCTGCGAGCTGCCGTGGTTCTGTGTAAAAGACCCCGAACTGAGCGCAGTCGAACAGCTTCAGGCGTCGCCCACCTATCGACTCGAACGCACGGACCGTCATCGCCTCGCCGGTTTCGGACACAACACCGGGTCGACCCCTCAGCCGTTCATGTGGACGGCCGACAAGGGCGAACTGGGCGGTAACGCCAGGGCCTTGGCATTCAACACCAGCGTCGACTTGAGCAAAGAGTGGCCTGCGCATCCACAGGCGTTTGAGATGATTTTTTCGGCGCAGCTGGGTCGTGAATTCACGCACACCCAACGCTCCGCGAAAGGCTGGAGTCATTCCTCGCCCCTGGAAATTATCACGTATGTCCCGCCGAGGAAGGCCGTCGCTGCTTACCTGTTGCACAGTGAATACTGCCTGCTGCGTCAGGATGGCAGCCAGGTTTCAGCGACCGTCAGCTACGCCAATGGCGATCACGTTTATATGAGCGAGTCTCCCGACGCCGAGCCGCTGCCGG
- a CDS encoding divergent polysaccharide deacetylase family protein: MRVALIIALLCSLAGVAHATPAGEPQKAYLTLIIDDLGQNLPRDRRVLALPGPVTTAIMPDTPHAAEFAREAHKAGKIVILHMPMDPATGPFAWHPELSIEELGKRLDAAFQAVPFTAGINNHMGSRMTAQPQAMAWLMSELQRRNKFFVDSRTSAQTVAAAEAQRIGLAHVSRDVFLDDERTEAAITTQLQTAIKLAHKQGSAVMIGHPYPQTLAVLERELPKLKAQGVEWIDIRLMISVRSNQAMAGHGKNGTYLPARK; the protein is encoded by the coding sequence ATGCGCGTTGCCCTGATCATCGCCTTGCTGTGCAGCCTGGCCGGCGTCGCCCATGCGACCCCGGCCGGCGAGCCGCAAAAAGCCTACCTCACCCTGATCATCGACGACCTCGGGCAAAACCTGCCCCGGGATCGTCGCGTGCTGGCTCTCCCCGGGCCGGTGACCACGGCGATCATGCCCGACACGCCCCACGCCGCCGAGTTTGCCCGCGAAGCGCACAAGGCCGGCAAAATCGTGATCCTGCACATGCCCATGGACCCGGCCACCGGCCCGTTCGCCTGGCACCCCGAACTTTCCATCGAAGAACTCGGCAAGCGCCTCGACGCCGCATTCCAGGCCGTACCCTTCACCGCCGGCATCAACAACCACATGGGCAGCCGCATGACCGCGCAACCGCAGGCCATGGCCTGGTTGATGAGCGAGCTGCAACGACGCAACAAGTTTTTTGTCGACAGCCGCACCAGCGCGCAGACTGTCGCGGCGGCCGAGGCACAGAGGATTGGTCTGGCCCATGTCTCGCGGGATGTGTTCCTCGATGACGAACGCACCGAAGCGGCGATCACCACCCAACTGCAAACCGCAATCAAGCTGGCCCACAAACAGGGCTCCGCGGTGATGATCGGCCACCCCTACCCGCAAACCCTCGCGGTCCTGGAGCGCGAGTTGCCCAAACTCAAGGCCCAGGGCGTCGAGTGGATCGATATCCGGTTGATGATCAGTGTGCGCAGCAACCAGGCGATGGCAGGCCACGGCAAAAACGGCACCTACCTTCCTGCGCGTAAATAG
- a CDS encoding S41 family peptidase, whose translation MLHLSRLTSLALTIALVIGAPLAFADQAAPAAPAATAATSAATTRAPLPLDELRTFAEVMDRIKAAYVEPVDDKTLLENAIKGMLSNLDPHSAYLGPEDFAELQESTSGEFGGLGIEVGSEDGNIKVVSPIDDTPASKAGIQAGDFIVKINGQPTRGQTMTEAVDKMRGKIGQKITLTLVRDGGNPFDVTLTRATIVVKSVKSQLLEAGYGYIRITQFQVKTGDEVAKALAKLRKDNGKKLNGIVLDLRNNPGGVLQSAVEVVDHFITKGLIVYTKGRIANSELRFSATGNDLSENVPLAVLINGGSASASEIVAGALQDQKRGVLMGTNSFGKGSVQTVLPLNNERALKITTALYYTPNGRSIQAQGIVPDIEVRKAKITNEIDSEYYKEADLQGHLGNGNGGADQPTDSGKKAKPMPQDDDYQLAQALSLLKGLSITRSR comes from the coding sequence ATGCTGCATTTGTCCCGCCTCACTTCGCTGGCCCTGACGATCGCCCTGGTGATCGGCGCGCCCCTGGCTTTCGCCGATCAGGCCGCCCCGGCTGCACCCGCCGCCACGGCCGCGACCTCTGCCGCGACCACTAGGGCGCCGTTGCCGCTGGACGAGCTGCGCACCTTTGCCGAGGTCATGGACCGGATCAAGGCAGCCTATGTCGAACCCGTGGACGACAAGACCCTGCTGGAAAATGCCATCAAGGGCATGCTCAGCAACCTCGACCCGCACTCCGCCTACCTGGGCCCGGAAGATTTCGCCGAGCTGCAGGAAAGCACCAGCGGTGAATTCGGTGGCCTGGGCATCGAGGTCGGCTCCGAAGACGGCAACATCAAGGTAGTGTCGCCGATCGACGACACGCCAGCGTCCAAGGCCGGTATCCAGGCCGGTGACTTTATCGTCAAGATCAACGGCCAGCCGACCCGTGGCCAGACCATGACCGAAGCCGTCGACAAGATGCGCGGCAAGATCGGGCAGAAGATCACCCTGACCCTGGTGCGCGACGGCGGCAACCCGTTCGACGTGACGCTGACCCGCGCGACCATCGTGGTCAAGAGCGTGAAGAGCCAGTTGCTGGAGGCGGGCTACGGTTACATCCGTATCACCCAGTTCCAGGTCAAGACCGGTGATGAAGTGGCCAAGGCCCTGGCCAAGCTGCGCAAGGACAACGGCAAGAAGCTCAACGGCATCGTGCTCGACCTGCGCAACAACCCGGGCGGCGTGCTGCAGTCGGCGGTGGAAGTGGTCGACCACTTCATCACCAAGGGTCTTATTGTCTACACCAAGGGTCGCATCGCCAATTCCGAGCTGCGCTTCTCCGCCACCGGCAACGACCTTAGCGAGAACGTGCCACTGGCGGTGCTGATCAACGGCGGCAGCGCCTCGGCTTCGGAGATCGTCGCCGGCGCCCTGCAAGACCAGAAACGCGGCGTGCTGATGGGCACCAACAGCTTCGGCAAAGGCTCGGTGCAAACCGTGCTGCCGCTGAACAACGAGCGTGCATTGAAGATCACCACGGCCTTGTACTACACGCCGAACGGCCGATCGATCCAGGCCCAAGGCATCGTGCCCGACATTGAGGTGCGCAAGGCCAAGATCACCAACGAGATCGACAGCGAGTATTACAAAGAGGCGGACTTGCAAGGTCACCTGGGTAATGGCAATGGCGGCGCCGACCAACCGACAGACAGCGGTAAGAAAGCCAAGCCGATGCCCCAGGACGATGACTACCAACTGGCCCAGGCGCTGAGCCTGCTCAAGGGCCTGAGCATCACGCGCAGCCGTTGA
- a CDS encoding murein hydrolase activator EnvC family protein: protein MLRALITLALVCLLQPAFADERAQTQQQLDATRQDIAELKKLLGKLQEEKSGVQKDLRGTETEMGKLEKQVQELQKELKKSESELERLDAEKKKLQSARVEQQRLIAIQARAAYQNGRQEYLKLLLNQQNPEKFARTLTYYDYLSKARLEQLKSFNETLRQLVNVEQEIANQQSQLQDQKSALDTQRNELDKVRKERQLALAKLNDDVKARDAKLQAREQDQADLAKVLKTIEETLARQAREAEEARQKALIAQQEAEKKRQREAELAATSDAPAPRKPAHATPGPLVSSAGESFGGPFASARGKLPWPVDGRLLARFGETRGDDTRAKWDGVMISASAGSQVHAVHGGRVVFADWLRGAGLLVILDHGNGYLSLYGHNQTLLKSAGDVVKAGESISTVGNSGGQDTPALYFAIRQQGRPSDPAQWCRSQG, encoded by the coding sequence ATGCTTCGCGCCTTGATTACCCTTGCTCTTGTCTGCCTGCTCCAACCGGCGTTTGCCGATGAGCGCGCACAAACCCAACAACAGTTGGACGCTACGCGTCAGGACATTGCCGAGCTGAAGAAGCTGCTGGGCAAGCTCCAGGAAGAAAAGTCCGGGGTGCAGAAAGATCTGCGCGGCACGGAAACCGAAATGGGCAAGCTGGAGAAGCAGGTCCAGGAGCTGCAAAAAGAACTAAAGAAGAGCGAGTCGGAACTGGAGCGACTCGACGCTGAGAAAAAAAAACTCCAGAGCGCACGCGTTGAACAGCAACGCTTGATCGCGATCCAGGCCCGCGCCGCCTACCAGAACGGCCGCCAGGAATACCTCAAGCTGCTGCTCAACCAGCAAAACCCCGAGAAATTCGCGCGCACCCTGACCTACTACGACTACTTGAGCAAGGCGCGCCTGGAGCAGCTTAAAAGCTTCAACGAGACCCTGCGCCAGCTGGTCAACGTCGAGCAGGAAATCGCCAACCAGCAGTCGCAGTTGCAGGACCAGAAAAGCGCCCTCGACACCCAGCGCAACGAATTGGACAAAGTGCGCAAGGAGCGCCAGCTGGCCCTGGCCAAGCTCAATGACGACGTAAAGGCCCGCGACGCCAAGCTGCAGGCCCGCGAGCAGGACCAGGCCGACTTGGCCAAAGTACTCAAGACCATCGAGGAAACCCTGGCGCGCCAGGCACGTGAGGCGGAGGAAGCGCGGCAGAAAGCGCTGATCGCCCAGCAGGAAGCCGAAAAAAAGCGCCAGCGTGAGGCCGAACTGGCAGCCACCTCGGACGCACCGGCACCGCGCAAACCGGCGCATGCAACCCCTGGCCCACTGGTTTCCAGTGCTGGTGAGTCGTTCGGCGGCCCTTTTGCTTCAGCACGCGGCAAACTTCCGTGGCCGGTTGATGGTCGATTACTGGCACGCTTTGGTGAAACCCGTGGCGATGACACCCGCGCCAAGTGGGATGGCGTGATGATCAGCGCCTCCGCCGGCAGCCAGGTGCATGCCGTTCACGGTGGACGCGTGGTGTTTGCCGATTGGCTGCGCGGCGCCGGTTTGCTGGTGATTCTCGACCACGGGAATGGCTATTTGAGCCTTTATGGCCACAATCAGACATTACTCAAGTCGGCAGGTGATGTTGTAAAAGCCGGTGAGTCCATCTCCACTGTCGGTAACAGTGGTGGCCAGGACACCCCGGCGCTGTACTTCGCTATTCGTCAGCAGGGTCGCCCGAGCGATCCCGCACAATGGTGCCGTTCCCAAGGATAG
- a CDS encoding DNA cytosine methyltransferase: protein MIDAVDLFCGAGGLTAGLRKANIHVRAGYDNDANCEHAYTVNNHASFINKDVQEVTVEEVKNWYQKGSIKLLAGCAPCQPFSTYNQGKDASLDRKWPLLYAFQRLIKGVKPELVTMENVPDVTKHEVYHDFVASLKAQKYHVWEGRVACADYGLPQKRQRHVLLASKFGPISLMPKTHNIHVTVEQVLKKYAKLHAGEHHSSDPLHRAAKLSPTNMARIMLSTQGGTWRDWPESLRANCHKKESGKTYASVYGRMKWSEPSPTMTTLCYGFGNGRFGHPEQNRAISLREAATLQSFPDDYEFLPAEKINFKAVGRMIGNAVPVILGEVIGHSLNIHMQEYR from the coding sequence ATGATTGATGCAGTTGACCTTTTTTGCGGCGCGGGAGGCTTAACAGCGGGCTTGCGTAAAGCTAACATTCATGTACGCGCTGGCTATGACAATGACGCTAATTGCGAACACGCATATACGGTCAATAATCATGCGAGCTTTATCAATAAGGACGTTCAAGAAGTAACTGTTGAAGAAGTAAAAAACTGGTATCAAAAAGGAAGTATAAAACTCCTTGCTGGTTGCGCGCCGTGCCAGCCCTTCTCTACATACAATCAGGGAAAAGATGCAAGCCTAGATAGAAAATGGCCTTTGCTATACGCATTCCAGCGCCTTATAAAAGGTGTTAAGCCAGAACTTGTAACGATGGAAAATGTTCCTGACGTTACTAAACATGAAGTCTATCATGATTTTGTTGCCTCACTAAAAGCCCAAAAATATCATGTGTGGGAGGGGCGTGTTGCTTGTGCCGACTACGGCTTGCCTCAAAAAAGACAACGCCATGTTTTATTGGCTTCAAAGTTCGGACCAATCAGTTTAATGCCCAAAACGCATAATATTCACGTGACTGTTGAGCAGGTGCTGAAGAAATATGCAAAACTCCACGCCGGGGAACACCACTCATCAGACCCACTTCACCGAGCAGCTAAGTTATCCCCTACCAATATGGCCCGCATAATGCTGTCAACGCAGGGCGGGACTTGGAGAGACTGGCCAGAGTCTTTGAGAGCCAACTGTCACAAAAAAGAAAGTGGAAAAACATATGCCAGTGTATATGGACGTATGAAATGGTCTGAGCCCAGCCCTACAATGACGACTTTATGTTATGGATTCGGAAATGGACGGTTTGGGCATCCTGAGCAGAATAGAGCTATATCCTTAAGAGAGGCTGCAACCCTACAGTCATTTCCAGATGATTATGAATTCCTACCGGCCGAAAAAATAAATTTTAAAGCTGTAGGAAGAATGATCGGTAACGCCGTACCCGTCATACTGGGCGAAGTAATCGGGCACAGCCTTAATATTCACATGCAAGAATATCGTTAA